The following nucleotide sequence is from Roseivirga sp. BDSF3-8.
TACTCGTACCACATGACCGGAAATTTGCTTTTTAGTAGCACGGGAATGACGGGGTGTAAACCGCTTGATCTCTTCCTTTCTGGGGCCGAGCGTATCCAGAGGGGTTCCACTGGCTAATTTAGCAGCAGCCTCTGCCAGTACATCCCGAACAGGGAAATTGCCATCCGCGTCATTGAAGTGAGAAAGATCAACTACTCCCTGGGGTGGACGATCACTTACCAGACTCAGGAGTCCGTTATCAGTGCCTACAAAGTAATGTTCTTCCAGCTTCATGGCCAGATAAACATCACCAGGCTGCCCAAGGCTATTTACAGCCACCAAATGCACACTGCCTTCAGGAAAGTCTCTGAATACAGAACGCAACACAAACGAACCGTGAGCCATATCACAATGTTCTATTTGATGACTTATGTCGATGATTTGTAAGCTCGGGTTCACGCGCAGGATTCTGGCTTTGACGGCAGCCACATAGTGGTCAGTCGTTCCGAAATCCGACATAAATGTGATTAGAGCCATAGAAGCAATGGAATAATTTCTATATTTTTGTTATGGCAAAAATAGCTAAATTTCGCACGGATAAAAGACACACAACTTAAAGGAGAAGCGTTTGGTAGAAAAAGTTATTACCCTGGAAAATGTATCACTGATTGATTTTCTGGGCGT
It contains:
- a CDS encoding S-adenosyl-l-methionine hydroxide adenosyltransferase family protein → MALITFMSDFGTTDHYVAAVKARILRVNPSLQIIDISHQIEHCDMAHGSFVLRSVFRDFPEGSVHLVAVNSLGQPGDVYLAMKLEEHYFVGTDNGLLSLVSDRPPQGVVDLSHFNDADGNFPVRDVLAEAAAKLASGTPLDTLGPRKEEIKRFTPRHSRATKKQISGHVVRVNHSGNLITNIAWDDFSILSRNKRYSLHFGRESLNRVRNKANEVEGGECYAVFNSLGLLEIGISKGNAAELLGLHHDSVVKVIFEENPADN